A section of the Labrus mixtus chromosome 15, fLabMix1.1, whole genome shotgun sequence genome encodes:
- the LOC132989529 gene encoding sodium-coupled neutral amino acid transporter 3-like yields MELQKLSNGNHHHDVEVPSDGGVPPEEEKFLPHKSDGSKTAQFTDFEGKTSFGMSVFNLSNAIMGSGILGLSYAMSNTGIVLFLFLLTCIACLSCYSIHLLLTSAGVVGIRAYEQLGLRAFGHTGKILAAVIITLHNIGAMSSYLFIVKSELPLVIQAFLNQTSSSGEWFMNGNYLIIIVTVCIILPLTLMKHLGYLGYTSGFSLSCMVFFLSSVIYKRFNIPCPLEAFGNFSVSPVVPDEMCTAKFFTVNQETAYTIPILAFAFVCHPEVLPIYTELSNPTKRRMQNIGNVSILGMFIMYFFTAIFGYLTFYGFTEAELLHTYSKVDPLDTLILCVRLAVLVAVTLTVPVVLFPIRRALLQLLFPGRPFHWLRHIAIAMCLLFAVNLLVILVPNIRDIFGITGATTAPSLIFILPGLFYIRIVPTDQEPMKSRPKIQAACFTALGFIFMSMSITFIVLDWTSGEKRSLGGH; encoded by the exons ATGGAGCTGCAGAAGCTATCAAATGGAAACCACCACCATGACGTTGAAGTGCCTTCGGATGGCGG AGTTCCACCTGAGGAGGAAAAGTTCCTGCCACACAAGAGCGATGGATCGAAGACAGCTCAGTTCACAGAC TTTGAGGGTAAAACCTCTTTTGGGATGTCCGTTTTTAACCTGAGCAACGCCATCATGGGCAGCGGCATCCTGGGTCTGTCGTACGCCATGTCAAACACTGGCATCGTCCTCTTTCT GTTCTTGCTGACGTGTATCGCATGTTTATCCTGTTATTCCATCCATCTGCTGCTAACCAGCGCGGGCGTTGTGG GTATTCGTGCGTACGAGCAGCTCGGCCTGAGAGCTTTCGGTCATACTGGAAAGATTCTAGCAGCGGTCATCATAACGCTTCATAACATTGGAG CCATGTCCAGTTACCTGTTCATCGTCAAATCTGAGCTACCGCTGGTTATACAGGCTTTTCTCAACCAGACGTCCAGCTCGGG TGAATGGTTCATGAATGGAAACTAcctcatcatcatcgtcacGGTGTGCATCATCCTCCCGCTGACCCTGATGAAACACCTCG GGTATCTCGGTTATACCAGcggcttctctctctcctgtatggtcttctttctctcttcg GTCATCTACAAAAGATTCAACATCCCTTGTCCTCTGGAAGCGTTCGGAAACTTCTCAGTGAGCCCCGTCGTCCCAGATGAAATGTGCACGGCCAAATTCTTCACTGTCAACCAAGAG ACGGCGTACACCATCCCCATCCTGGCATTTGCTTTCGTCTGTCACCCTGAGGTGCTTCCCATCTACACGGAGCTGAGCAA CCCAACAAAGAGGAGAATGCAGAATATCGGAAATGTTTCCATCCTGGGCATGTTCATCATGTACTTCTTCACCGCCATTTTTGGATATCTGACCTTCTACG GCTTCACGGAGGCAGAGCTCCTCCATACCTACAGTAAGGTGGATCCCCTGGACACCCTGATCCTCTGTGTTCGTCTGGCCGTCCTGGTGGCCGTCACCCTGACCGTCCCCGTCGTCCTGTTTCCT atcCGTCGCgctctcctgcagctgctgttcCCAGGTAGACCCTTCCACTGGCTGCGTCACATCGCCATCGCCATGTGTCTGCTGTTCGCCGTCAACCTGCTGGTCATCCTCGTTCCCAACATTCGAGACATCTTTGGAATCACTG GTGCAACCACTGCTCCCAGTCTGATCTTCATCCTTCCAGGACTGTTTTACATCCGCATTGTCCCCACTGACCAGGAGCCCATGAAGTCCAGACCCAAAATCCAG GCTGCATGTTTCACAGCTCTCGGTTTCATATTCATGTCCATGAGTATAACATTCATCGTGCTCGATTGGACGAGTGGAGAAAAGCGAAGTCTTGGTGGTCATTAA